In Stegostoma tigrinum isolate sSteTig4 chromosome 7, sSteTig4.hap1, whole genome shotgun sequence, one genomic interval encodes:
- the LOC125454429 gene encoding uncharacterized protein LOC125454429 isoform X2, translated as MKIFLLILAIVQILHCSDLEQMCDNCDIPVVSEALHASVKKWSGDFTTNDLFNVTKITVDSIVPIGELLLQVKLTFDVQKAVCHENARSDSVGCQLESPPDIKTATCTSLVMFEAGEIQSVTVECSEPPKVRPKPTSSTTSTPTSLLTATSSEIRYSTVTSTIPSLKSSHSSEETWGTY; from the exons ATGAAGATTTTTCTCCTCATCCTTGCCATTGTCCAGATTCTCCACTGTTCTG ATTTGGAACAAATGTGTGACAACTGTGACATTCCTGTAGTTTCCGAGGCATTGCATGCCTCAGTTAAAAAATGGAGTGGAGATTTTACAACGAATGACCTCTTTAATGTAACCAAGATTACAGTTGATTCT ATTGTCCCTATTGGAGAACTCCTGCTCCAGGTAAAATTAACATTTGATGTCCAGAAAGCTGTGTGCCATGAAAATGCCAGAAGTGACTCAGTGGGATGTCAGCTGGAAAGTCCCCCAGACATT AAAACTGCTACTTGCACCAGCCTAGTCATGTTTGAAGCTGGCGAGATCCAGAGTGTTACAGTAGAATGCAGTGAACCACCAAAAGTGCGACCCAAACCAACATCATCGACAACTTCAACTCCAACATCATTGTTAACTGCAACATCATCGGAAATCCGATATTCAACAGTAACATCAACAATACCATCGTTGAAAAGCAGTCACTCATCAGAGGAAACCTGGGGG ACCTATTAA
- the LOC125454429 gene encoding uncharacterized protein LOC125454429 isoform X1 yields MKIFLLILAIVQILHCSDLEQMCDNCDIPVVSEALHASVKKWSGDFTTNDLFNVTKITVDSIVPIGELLLQVKLTFDVQKAVCHENARSDSVGCQLESPPDIKTATCTSLVMFEAGEIQSVTVECSEPPKVRPKPTSSTTSTPTSLLTATSSEIRYSTVTSTIPSLKSSHSSEETWGGKYRYSQKNYGSRGKKSSWARGKHHSKWGKHKSRGRKSNWRRGRNNSQRGINGSHSLRIYNNNSKG; encoded by the exons ATGAAGATTTTTCTCCTCATCCTTGCCATTGTCCAGATTCTCCACTGTTCTG ATTTGGAACAAATGTGTGACAACTGTGACATTCCTGTAGTTTCCGAGGCATTGCATGCCTCAGTTAAAAAATGGAGTGGAGATTTTACAACGAATGACCTCTTTAATGTAACCAAGATTACAGTTGATTCT ATTGTCCCTATTGGAGAACTCCTGCTCCAGGTAAAATTAACATTTGATGTCCAGAAAGCTGTGTGCCATGAAAATGCCAGAAGTGACTCAGTGGGATGTCAGCTGGAAAGTCCCCCAGACATT AAAACTGCTACTTGCACCAGCCTAGTCATGTTTGAAGCTGGCGAGATCCAGAGTGTTACAGTAGAATGCAGTGAACCACCAAAAGTGCGACCCAAACCAACATCATCGACAACTTCAACTCCAACATCATTGTTAACTGCAACATCATCGGAAATCCGATATTCAACAGTAACATCAACAATACCATCGTTGAAAAGCAGTCACTCATCAGAGGAAACCTGGGGG GGAAAATACAGATATAGCCAGAAGAACTATGGATCAAGAGGCAAAAAAAGTAGCTGGGCTAGAGGAAAGCATCATTCAAAATGGGGGAAACACAAATCAAGAGGAAGAAAGTCCAACTGGAGAAGAGGAAGGAACAATTCCCAGAGGGGAATAAATGGCTCTCATTCTCTAAGAATATACAACAACAACTCAAAAGGCTGA